GGAAATCACGGATTGCACGGGCGTGCGTCCCAAGGTTGTGGCCACCAGCGCCAAGGCTGGAAACATGACCTGCGCCCAGGTGTCACAGATGCTTCAGAAGGAGCCGGTTCTTCTGGTTCTGGGCACCGGACACGGTTTGCATCGCGACGTTCTGGCAGGGGCCGACGGCATGTTGCGGGCCATACGTTTTATGGATAGGTACAACCACCTTTCCGTCCGTTCTGCGGCTTCCATCATGGTGGACCGCCTGCTGGGCGATATCGGATAAGACGCACACGTTGCGGCCCACAGGCCGCTTCAGATAAAGGAGAAAATCATGAACATCATCCAGAAGATTGAAAACGAGCACCTGCGTGCCGACCATCCCCGCTTCCGCGCCGGTGACACGGTCAAGGTGCATACCCGCATCATCGAAGGCGAGAAAGAACGCATCCAGGTTTTCCAGGGCGTGGTTCTGCGTTTGAAGAAGGGCACCACCGACAGCACGTTCATCGTGCGCAAGGTTTCCGATGGCGTCGGCGTGGAGCGCATCTTCCCCCTGCATGCCCCGACCATCGACCGCATCGAAGTTATTTCCGAAGGCGTGGTTCGTCAGAGCCGCATCTACTACCTGCGTAGCCTCAGAGGCAAAGCTGCCCGTATCAAGACCAAGAACGCCTGGTAGGTCAATTTGCTCAGCCCCAAAGGCTGCACTCAGTTCGCGGATCAGATTCAGGCCGGTATCGACGAGGCCGGACGCGGCTGTCTTGCCGGTCCGGTGGTGGCGGGGGCAGTCATATTGCCCTCGGATTTCGACCTTCCGGGCCTGACCGATTCCAAAAAGCTCTCCTCGCGACGGCGCGAGGTGCTTGCACAAGCCATCAAGGCCCAGGCAGTGTCCTGGGCCTTAGGTTTTTCCTGGCCCGGCGAAATCGACCGCATCAATATCCTGCAGGCCACCTTGGCCGCCATGGCTCGTGCCCTGGACGCCCTCACGGTCTGTCCAGGCCTGGTTCTGGTGGACGGCAACCAGCGTTTCCCCTCTTCCCTGCCCCAAATGACCGTGGTCGGCGGCGACGCCCTCCATCCCTGCATTTCAGCGGCCTCCATCTTGGCCAAGACCTTTCGGGACGATCTTTTGCTGTGCATGGACCAGCGTTATCCGGGTTACGGGTTCGCCGTGCACAAGGGATACGGCACCAAGGCGCACCTTGATGCGCTGCGCAGGCTTGGTCCGAGCCCGGCGCACAGGGTCAGTTTTCGTGGCGTGGGGCCAGCGCCCCGGGAGGCGCAGCTGTGGCTGCCCGGCATCTGATCACGGGCAAGGCCGGCGAAGAACTGGCTGCCGCGTTTTTGGCGGAAAAGGGACTCAGGATTGTTGAACGAAATTTCAGCTGCACAAGCGGCGAAATCGATCTGATTTGCGAGGATGCAGGGACGATCGTCTTTGTCGAGGTCAAGACCCGTTCCGGTCATGTGCGCGGGGAGCCCGGCGAAGCCATCGGACCGGCCAAGAAGAAGCGCTTGATCAAGGCGGGGACGCTATACCTGAGCCGTCATCGGGCCTGGAGCAGACCATGCCGCTTCGATCTGGTCAGCATACTATTTCTGATCGGAGAAACGGTCGTCGAACACTGGGAGGATATCATTGATGTACGGGACGGTCTGGATCGTGGCCACGCCCCTTGGCAACCTTGGTGATTTCTCTCCCCGGGCGCGACAAACCCTGGAAGAGGCTGATGTCATCCTGGCCGAGGACACCCGGCGGGCCGGTCATCTGTTGCAGCTGGCCGGTATTGCGGGCAAACGTTTTCTGAGCCTGCACGAGCACAACGAGGGCTCCCGCATTGCCGAGGTGCTGGCGCTTTTGGAGCAGGGGCTCGATGTCGCGGTGGTTTCCGACGCAGGAACTCCGCTCATTGCCGATCCCGGATACCGTCTGGTCGCCGCCTGCCGTCAGCATGGGATTCGTGTCGTGCC
This sequence is a window from Desulfomicrobium apsheronum. Protein-coding genes within it:
- a CDS encoding YraN family protein, translated to MAARHLITGKAGEELAAAFLAEKGLRIVERNFSCTSGEIDLICEDAGTIVFVEVKTRSGHVRGEPGEAIGPAKKKRLIKAGTLYLSRHRAWSRPCRFDLVSILFLIGETVVEHWEDIIDVRDGLDRGHAPWQPW
- a CDS encoding ribonuclease HII gives rise to the protein MLSPKGCTQFADQIQAGIDEAGRGCLAGPVVAGAVILPSDFDLPGLTDSKKLSSRRREVLAQAIKAQAVSWALGFSWPGEIDRINILQATLAAMARALDALTVCPGLVLVDGNQRFPSSLPQMTVVGGDALHPCISAASILAKTFRDDLLLCMDQRYPGYGFAVHKGYGTKAHLDALRRLGPSPAHRVSFRGVGPAPREAQLWLPGI
- the rplS gene encoding 50S ribosomal protein L19, translating into MNIIQKIENEHLRADHPRFRAGDTVKVHTRIIEGEKERIQVFQGVVLRLKKGTTDSTFIVRKVSDGVGVERIFPLHAPTIDRIEVISEGVVRQSRIYYLRSLRGKAARIKTKNAW